One part of the Bacillus sp. FJAT-45350 genome encodes these proteins:
- a CDS encoding glycerol-3-phosphate acyltransferase, whose amino-acid sequence MLLFLSFCILAYIVGSIPTGKIIAKMKGVDIQAVGTKNIGASNMYLSVGKKLGFVVLLGDLGKAFFTLYVALELLSYNQTMVVALCLLIGNVKSIFLNFTGGKGIATSLGIFMATQPWALLILAILWFIGLFFKKSVLLTTISAMILIPYQFSTHGEVAMVASFLIILLLLVRHRENIASATVDQLIEEKSKTT is encoded by the coding sequence ATGCTTTTATTTCTTAGTTTCTGTATCCTTGCATATATAGTAGGTTCGATACCAACAGGAAAAATAATTGCAAAAATGAAAGGTGTCGACATTCAAGCAGTAGGTACGAAGAATATTGGTGCTAGTAATATGTACCTTAGTGTAGGTAAAAAATTAGGTTTTGTTGTTCTTTTAGGTGACCTTGGAAAGGCATTTTTTACACTATATGTTGCTCTAGAATTGTTAAGTTATAATCAAACGATGGTCGTTGCTCTTTGTCTATTAATCGGTAATGTGAAATCTATCTTCTTAAACTTCACTGGTGGTAAAGGGATTGCAACAAGCCTTGGCATATTTATGGCAACACAACCATGGGCTTTATTAATTTTAGCTATTCTCTGGTTTATTGGTCTTTTCTTTAAGAAATCTGTTCTATTAACTACCATTAGTGCTATGATTCTTATTCCTTACCAATTCTCTACACACGGTGAAGTAGCGATGGTCGCCTCGTTCTTAATCATTCTTCTTTTACTAGTAAGGCATAGAGAAAATATTGCAAGTGCAACTGTTGACCAATTAATAGAAGAAAAGAGTAAAACAACTTAA
- a CDS encoding TRAP transporter small permease — protein sequence MNGLRKVNNVIEKGLISISVLMFITYIVLILLQVVARNYLHIPVLWAQEVALFCFLWTIFLGASIALRKRKHYLVEVFPAKMKKTNQTLSLVADILVLGFIYVLIVGGFDFAKMGLTRLSTALEIPQVYLFASIPIAGVAMLFFAIEVIAEDIKILLNKGEIE from the coding sequence ATGAATGGTTTAAGAAAAGTTAATAATGTTATCGAAAAAGGACTGATTTCCATATCAGTCCTCATGTTTATAACGTACATAGTATTAATATTACTTCAAGTAGTTGCGAGAAATTATCTGCACATACCTGTTTTGTGGGCTCAAGAAGTTGCCCTATTTTGTTTTTTATGGACGATTTTCTTAGGTGCATCAATTGCTCTTAGAAAAAGAAAACATTATCTCGTAGAAGTGTTCCCAGCAAAAATGAAAAAAACGAATCAAACTCTATCACTAGTAGCTGATATATTAGTTCTTGGATTTATTTACGTTTTAATTGTTGGTGGATTTGACTTTGCAAAAATGGGATTAACAAGGCTCTCTACTGCATTAGAGATTCCCCAAGTTTACTTGTTTGCTAGTATACCTATCGCTGGAGTTGCGATGCTATTCTTTGCAATTGAAGTAATAGCTGAAGATATAAAAATACTATTAAACAAGGGGGAAATTGAATAA
- a CDS encoding FAD-binding oxidoreductase, whose product MDYITQLKKIIPEEQVSTNETMLEQHSRDEGYNPTSLPDVVVFAKTKEDVSKVVAFANEHKIPVVPFGLGTSLEGHVIPYHGGISLDMSQMNQILEVMDGDFLVKIQPGVTRDQLNKELKKYGLFFSVDPGADATLGGMASTNASGTTSVKYGIMRDQVRDLEVVLANGDVIHTGGLAAKSSSGYSLNGLMVGSEGTLGVITELTLKVYGIPECVMAGRASFPSVEAAVDSVTAILSAGIPIARIELVDARSIRQVNEYSEVDYDELPTLFLEFHGNEAGLAQDVEFTKEIVADLGCEDIQFETDTKARNKLWEVRHNLAYAFIHGFPGRKLMGTDVCLPVSELTGAILDARKVVDESSLDGAIQGHVGDGNFHVLLMVDITNEKELEEAKAINAHIVNYALERGGTCTGEHGVGVGKAKYQRQEHGLAYDVMKTIKKSLDPNGILNPGKIFID is encoded by the coding sequence ATGGATTATATTACACAACTAAAGAAAATTATTCCAGAAGAACAAGTGTCAACAAATGAAACTATGTTAGAGCAACATAGTAGGGATGAGGGATATAATCCTACGAGCCTACCTGATGTTGTTGTTTTTGCAAAGACGAAAGAAGATGTTAGTAAAGTCGTTGCTTTTGCAAATGAACATAAAATTCCAGTTGTACCTTTTGGACTTGGTACGAGTTTAGAGGGACATGTAATTCCTTATCATGGAGGAATTTCACTTGATATGTCGCAGATGAATCAAATTCTAGAGGTAATGGATGGGGATTTTCTCGTGAAAATCCAACCAGGAGTAACTAGAGACCAGTTAAATAAAGAGCTAAAAAAATATGGATTATTCTTTTCCGTGGATCCGGGAGCAGATGCCACTTTAGGTGGAATGGCTTCTACGAATGCTAGTGGTACGACTTCTGTAAAATACGGTATTATGAGAGATCAAGTCAGGGATCTTGAAGTAGTTTTAGCTAATGGTGATGTTATTCATACAGGAGGACTAGCAGCTAAATCTTCTTCTGGTTATAGTTTAAATGGTTTAATGGTAGGATCTGAAGGTACACTTGGGGTTATTACAGAGTTAACGTTAAAAGTATATGGAATACCTGAGTGTGTGATGGCAGGAAGAGCTTCTTTTCCATCCGTAGAAGCTGCTGTTGATTCAGTGACAGCAATTCTATCAGCGGGAATTCCTATTGCTCGAATAGAATTAGTGGACGCTCGTTCGATTCGACAAGTTAACGAGTATAGTGAAGTTGATTATGATGAACTGCCTACATTGTTTTTAGAGTTTCATGGAAACGAAGCAGGATTAGCTCAGGATGTTGAATTTACAAAAGAAATTGTTGCTGACTTAGGTTGTGAAGATATTCAATTTGAAACAGATACTAAGGCAAGAAATAAATTATGGGAAGTTCGCCATAACCTAGCCTATGCATTTATTCATGGTTTTCCTGGTAGAAAATTAATGGGGACAGATGTATGTCTTCCTGTTTCGGAGCTTACAGGGGCAATTCTTGATGCAAGAAAAGTCGTAGATGAATCATCTTTAGATGGGGCTATTCAAGGACACGTAGGGGATGGTAATTTCCATGTTCTTTTAATGGTCGATATTACGAATGAAAAAGAACTTGAAGAAGCAAAGGCAATTAATGCTCATATCGTCAACTATGCACTAGAGCGTGGGGGTACATGTACTGGAGAGCACGGAGTTGGAGTCGGGAAAGCGAAATACCAGCGTCAAGAACATGGTCTTGCTTATGACGTGATGAAAACGATTAAGAAATCATTAGACCCAAATGGAATCCTTAATCCAGGTAAGATTTTTATTGATTAA
- a CDS encoding TRAP transporter substrate-binding protein, translating to MKLRIIYLSILLLFVGMLAACGGNETSAPEDSSSVNSNDIDEEVVTVPSYELTLATVVSPPHPWIDMAESFAEEVAEKTNGDVKVTIHHTGTLGNDESAIDEMRLGTVDFVIGGVQNAAPFLPEYQLFSLSYLFENMDHFEAAIAHDSELTQRYQELHEEKGLDFRLLSFAGGGTRNVANSVRPINTPSDLEGLQMRLPGSPLESKIWSELGAVPTSLPWNEIYSALQTGVVSTFESTLSGYKGSNLYEVTDYLSRTEHQFMVSHFSMSLVTIDKLPEDYLDIVNEAAVNAGYLGTEKGNEYDEEVLAELEDLNVEVNEVDKEKFIEILKPLHQELAEDIKAEEVLEIIQQMNP from the coding sequence ATGAAATTACGTATCATTTATTTGTCTATTTTATTGCTATTTGTTGGGATGTTAGCAGCATGTGGAGGTAATGAAACATCAGCACCTGAAGACAGCTCATCAGTTAATAGTAATGATATTGACGAAGAAGTAGTTACAGTACCTTCATATGAATTAACATTAGCAACTGTTGTATCACCACCACATCCGTGGATTGATATGGCGGAATCTTTTGCTGAGGAAGTTGCAGAGAAAACAAATGGTGATGTGAAAGTAACAATTCATCATACTGGTACATTAGGTAATGATGAAAGTGCGATTGACGAAATGCGATTAGGTACAGTTGACTTTGTTATTGGTGGTGTGCAAAACGCTGCTCCATTCTTACCAGAGTATCAATTATTTAGCTTAAGCTATTTATTCGAAAATATGGACCACTTTGAGGCTGCTATTGCTCATGATAGTGAATTAACACAAAGATACCAAGAGTTACATGAAGAAAAAGGTCTAGATTTCCGCTTACTTTCCTTTGCTGGCGGTGGAACTAGAAATGTTGCTAATAGTGTTAGACCAATCAATACACCTTCTGATTTAGAAGGACTTCAAATGAGATTGCCAGGTTCACCGTTAGAAAGTAAGATTTGGTCTGAGCTTGGTGCTGTACCAACATCTTTACCGTGGAATGAAATTTATTCAGCTTTACAAACTGGAGTAGTTTCTACTTTCGAAAGTACGCTTAGTGGTTATAAAGGAAGTAACTTATATGAAGTTACCGATTACTTAAGCAGAACTGAACATCAATTTATGGTGTCTCATTTCTCTATGAGTCTAGTCACTATTGATAAACTACCTGAAGACTATCTTGATATAGTTAATGAAGCTGCTGTTAATGCAGGCTACTTAGGAACTGAAAAAGGAAACGAATATGATGAAGAAGTACTTGCAGAATTAGAGGACTTAAATGTAGAAGTGAATGAAGTAGATAAAGAGAAGTTTATTGAAATTTTAAAACCTCTTCATCAAGAATTAGCGGAAGATATTAAAGCTGAAGAAGTTTTAGAAATTATTCAACAAATGAATCCATAA
- a CDS encoding TRAP transporter large permease: MDPLVLLLVSFLVLIVIKVPIAFALGLSSMITIFYLGLPMATIINQMFSSVNSFPLLAVPLFLLLGRLMNDGGITDKLVHLASSLVGHIRGGLGHINVLVSMMFAGLSGSAAADTAGVGAMMIPAMKRARFDAPYAVAITAISSTLGVIIPPSILMVIYGAIGQVSIGALFLAGIVPGILIGLMQMVYTYILAIKKGFPSSPKTTVSEKGTALIKAIPVLLLPLIILGGITGGIFTATEAAGIAVAYGLILMMFYRSLNLRKLPGILADSIVNYSLPMLAVASAGIMGWLIARLGAPEMISGFVMSITTNPLAVYLLIVVILLIVGMFLSPVTSIIIFMPIIQELGQAAQADPVHLGVIVILTLSLGMVTPPYGICLLIATQIGEISAPRAFMAILPLIGISLAIIIVGVLLPDIFLLLPKLLMPDVML, from the coding sequence ATGGACCCTTTAGTATTACTGTTGGTAAGTTTTTTAGTTCTGATAGTCATTAAAGTACCAATCGCTTTTGCCCTTGGATTATCATCGATGATTACAATCTTTTACTTGGGCTTACCTATGGCTACAATCATTAATCAGATGTTTTCAAGTGTTAACTCTTTTCCTCTATTAGCCGTTCCTTTGTTTCTATTATTAGGAAGATTAATGAATGATGGTGGAATTACGGATAAGTTGGTCCACCTAGCAAGTTCTTTAGTAGGTCACATACGTGGTGGCCTAGGACATATTAATGTATTAGTAAGTATGATGTTTGCCGGTTTATCTGGTTCAGCTGCTGCTGATACAGCTGGTGTTGGCGCAATGATGATCCCAGCAATGAAACGTGCAAGGTTTGATGCTCCTTATGCTGTCGCTATTACAGCGATATCATCGACGTTAGGGGTCATCATCCCTCCTAGTATTTTAATGGTTATTTATGGAGCTATCGGCCAAGTGTCAATTGGAGCCCTTTTCTTAGCTGGTATTGTTCCTGGTATTCTCATTGGCCTAATGCAAATGGTTTATACGTACATACTAGCTATAAAAAAAGGATTTCCATCCTCACCTAAAACAACTGTCAGTGAAAAAGGAACGGCGTTAATCAAAGCGATTCCCGTTTTATTACTTCCGCTTATTATCTTAGGCGGTATTACTGGTGGAATCTTCACAGCTACTGAAGCGGCAGGAATCGCAGTTGCTTACGGTTTGATTCTGATGATGTTTTATAGGTCTTTAAATCTTAGAAAATTACCTGGCATTCTAGCAGACTCCATTGTGAACTATTCACTACCAATGTTAGCTGTAGCAAGTGCAGGGATTATGGGCTGGTTAATTGCTAGATTAGGTGCACCAGAAATGATTTCAGGTTTTGTTATGAGCATTACAACAAATCCATTAGCCGTATACTTGCTAATTGTGGTAATACTACTTATTGTTGGAATGTTCTTAAGCCCAGTAACAAGCATCATTATTTTTATGCCGATTATTCAAGAGCTAGGCCAGGCCGCACAAGCTGACCCTGTTCATTTAGGTGTAATTGTCATTCTAACGTTATCATTAGGAATGGTTACTCCTCCTTATGGTATTTGCTTGTTAATCGCTACTCAAATTGGAGAAATCAGCGCACCACGAGCGTTTATGGCGATTCTACCGTTAATCGGAATATCATTAGCAATTATCATAGTTGGCGTTCTTTTGCCAGATATTTTCTTGCTACTACCTAAGTTATTAATGCCTGATGTGATGT
- a CDS encoding HIT domain-containing protein gives MKVNLHKKEEWFHFFDGQGQAIERKTEIRFDPLTKESSRIVFDPGMSFTPPDYTEVSEQTRGDKCPFCEENLLKMTPVFPNDITKDGRITKGEATLFPNLFPYSKHNGVVIFSGQHYVRLEEFTETMIKDALIAAQMYIKRVMENDSKARFASINWNYLPHSGGSILHPHMHIIVSETATTYQNRTNELSTIFKNDNGEDYFETLYKSEKEVGERWIGEKGHVGWIHAFAPKSHNDFMAVLPKVTSINECTEEVWRDFALSLKGIFATLSEQGLASFNMMLNFTRDSAGQPIHARLIPRLTLGQIGTSDINFFQALQQESLSYKSPEDITKIARNQFNQL, from the coding sequence ATGAAGGTTAATTTACATAAAAAAGAAGAGTGGTTTCATTTTTTTGATGGACAAGGACAAGCAATAGAAAGAAAAACGGAAATTCGTTTTGACCCTTTAACAAAAGAGTCGTCAAGAATCGTTTTTGATCCTGGTATGTCATTTACACCGCCTGATTATACAGAAGTTTCGGAACAAACACGTGGGGATAAATGCCCTTTTTGTGAAGAAAATTTATTAAAAATGACTCCTGTCTTTCCTAACGATATTACAAAAGACGGACGTATTACGAAAGGTGAAGCAACACTATTTCCAAATCTCTTTCCTTACAGTAAGCACAATGGTGTCGTTATTTTTTCTGGTCAACATTATGTTCGGTTAGAAGAATTTACGGAAACAATGATAAAAGATGCACTGATTGCTGCGCAAATGTATATTAAACGTGTGATGGAAAATGATTCTAAGGCAAGGTTTGCATCTATTAATTGGAATTACTTGCCACATTCGGGAGGTAGTATTCTTCATCCGCATATGCATATTATCGTTTCAGAAACTGCTACTACGTATCAAAATCGCACAAATGAACTGTCGACAATTTTCAAAAATGACAATGGTGAAGATTATTTCGAAACGTTATATAAGAGTGAAAAGGAAGTAGGAGAAAGATGGATTGGAGAAAAAGGACATGTTGGCTGGATCCATGCATTTGCTCCGAAAAGTCATAATGATTTCATGGCAGTCCTTCCAAAGGTAACAAGTATTAATGAATGTACTGAAGAAGTTTGGCGTGACTTTGCACTAAGTTTAAAAGGTATTTTTGCTACGTTAAGTGAACAAGGACTAGCTAGTTTTAACATGATGCTGAACTTTACGCGTGATTCTGCGGGACAACCTATACATGCTAGGTTAATTCCGAGGTTAACATTAGGACAAATTGGAACAAGTGATATTAATTTCTTTCAGGCATTACAGCAGGAATCATTATCGTATAAATCCCCCGAAGACATTACAAAAATAGCAAGAAACCAGTTTAACCAACTTTAA